The genomic interval TCGGTTTCTACTTTTTCAATTTCGATTTCAAGCCCGAGAATATCTTTAACAAATGCGGTAAAGATGGCGGGTTTAGAGAAGACTTTTTTAAAGATAACGCCGTAGCGTAGGGGAGCAACGTCAATCATTTGGAGGAGGCCTGTTGTACAATACATGGTGGGTGGATAAGCAATAATGTCATCCATCAAGGCGTTATTATACTATAAATGCTTATTCTATAGAATGTTACAATCTACCTCACTTTTTAACAGACCTCTTTTTTTACTCTGCCCCCCGTTATTTTTATAAGTTCTGTAATTCTTGTTCAGAAATGCCTGTTATTTTTGAAATTAATGACCCATCAAGCCCTTCTGTTATCATGGCTTTAGCATTTTCTATTTTTTCTTGTTTCAACCCTTCTTTCAGTCCTTCTTTTAATCCTTCTTTTAATCCTTCTTTTAATCCTTCTTTTAATCCTTCTTTTACCCCTTCTTTCAACCCTTCTCTCATTGCTTTATGACATTCATCACTTAAGTATTGCTCATCAGAATATTCATCTATCATCCGTGCAGCATCTTGTGGGCTAATGGTGTTCTTTTCTATCAATGGAAATATTTTTTGAATAGTATCGTTTTGATAATCTGTTTCTTCAATGTGTTCATCTAAGCTATCATTAATCAGCCGTAACCATTCTTGATAGGGTTCAGGGGTTTTATCGTTTACATATTTAGGGCAGAGGTACACAATTTTATGCTCAGTTTCTGAAACAGTGCTGTGATCCAGTTTTCTGGGTTTAAAATCATTGATTAATATATCAGTTTTATGTTTATCGCCAGAGGTTAATACCACAATGGTATAAACATTCATCTTAGGTTTGTAATTACTGGCGCTTGTAATTTGATCTAGGAGTGCCACACAATGATAATGTAAAAACCGATCATAGTGATCTTGATAGCGTCGGTGTTGTATGTCAATGATGAGATGATTTTTTTTATCTTCGGCATATAAATCAAAACGGCTATCGACATGACCTATGACTGGCGAAAATGATTTTTCGGTTTCTACTTTTTCAATTTCGATTTCAAGCCCGAGAATATCTTTAACAAATGCGGTAAAGATGGCGGGTTTAGAGAAGACTTTTTTAAAGATAACGCCGTAGCGTAGGGGAGCAACGTCAATCATTTGGAGGAGGCCTGTTGTACAATACATGGTGGGTGGATAAGCAATAATGTCATCCATCAAGGCGTTATTATACTATAAATGCTTATTCTATAGAATGTTACAATCTACCTCACTTTTAACAGACCTCTTTTTTTACTCTGCCCCCGTTATTTTTATAAGTTCTGTAATTCTTGTTCAGAAATGCCTGTTATTTTTGAAATTAATGACCCATCAAGCCCTTCTGTTATCATGGCTTTAGCATTTTCTATTTTTTCTTGTTTCAACCCTTCTTTCAGTCCTTCTTTCAGTCCTTCTTTTAATCCTTCTTTTAATCCTTCTTTTACCCCTTCTTTCAACCCTTCTCTCATTGCTTTATGACATTCATCACTTAAGTATTGCTCATCAGAATATTCATCTATCATCCGTGCAGCATCTTGTGGGCTAATGGTGTTCTTTTCTATCAATGGAAATATTTTTTGAATAGTATCGTTTTGATAATCTGTTTCTTCAATGTGTTCATCTAAGCTATCATTAATCAGCCGTAACCATTCTTGATAGGGTTCAGGGGTTTTATCGTTTACATATTTAGGGCAGAGGTACACAATTTTATGCTCAGTTTCTGAAACAGTGCTGTGATCCAGTTTTCTGGGTTTAAAATCATTGATTAATATATCAGTTTTATGTTTATCGCCAGAGGTTAATACCACAATGGTATAAACATTCATCTTAGGTTTGTAATTACTGGCGCTTGTAATTTGATCTAGGAGTGCCACACAATGATAATGTAAAAACCGATCATAGTGATCTTGATAGCGTCGG from Methylococcales bacterium carries:
- a CDS encoding PD-(D/E)XK nuclease family transposase — its product is MDDIIAYPPTMYCTTGLLQMIDVAPLRYGVIFKKVFSKPAIFTAFVKDILGLEIEIEKVETEKSFSPVIGHVDSRFDLYAEDKKNHLIIDIQHRRYQDHYDRFLHYHCVALLDQITSASNYKPKMNVYTIVVLTSGDKHKTDILINDFKPRKLDHSTVSETEHKIVYLCPKYVNDKTPEPYQEWLRLINDSLDEHIEETDYQNDTIQKIFPLIEKNTISPQDAARMIDEYSDEQYLSDECHKAMREGLKEGVKEGLKEGLKEGLKEGLKEGLKEGLKQEKIENAKAMITEGLDGSLISKITGISEQELQNL
- a CDS encoding PD-(D/E)XK nuclease family transposase, which encodes MFTTFVKDILGLEIEIEKVETEKSFSPVIGHVDSRFDLYAEDKKNHLIIDIQHRRYQDHYDRFLHYHCVALLDQITSASNYKPKMNVYTIVVLTSGDKHKTDILINDFKPRKLDHSTVSETEHKIVYLCPKYVNDKTPEPYQEWLRLINDSLDEHIEETDYQNDTIQKIFPLIEKNTISPQDAARMIDEYSDEQYLSDECHKAMREGLKEGVKEGLKEGLKEGLKEGLKEGLKQEKIENAKAMITEGLDGSLISKITGISEQELQNL